The Candidatus Nitrosymbiomonas proteolyticus genome has a segment encoding these proteins:
- a CDS encoding EVE domain-containing protein produces the protein MSPGDSLCEGKGDIGFGHALWTILSRMRSWLMKSEPDCYGIDDLEREGVGMWEGCRNYTVRNFLRDSMAVGDRAFFYHSNAAPTGIVGWMEVASEAYPDPTQFDPKSEYFDPKATPESPRWYARDMRFRERFRGVVTLAQLKATPGLEDMAVTKKGQMLSITPVTDAEWEIVMGLASG, from the coding sequence ATGAGTCCCGGCGACTCCCTCTGCGAGGGCAAAGGCGACATCGGGTTCGGCCACGCCCTCTGGACTATACTCTCGCGTATGCGGAGCTGGCTGATGAAGTCCGAACCGGACTGTTACGGCATCGACGACTTGGAGCGCGAAGGAGTCGGGATGTGGGAGGGCTGCCGCAATTACACCGTGCGCAACTTCCTTAGGGACTCGATGGCCGTGGGCGACCGGGCGTTTTTCTATCACTCGAACGCTGCGCCTACGGGGATCGTGGGTTGGATGGAAGTCGCGTCGGAGGCCTACCCCGACCCGACCCAGTTTGACCCGAAAAGTGAATACTTCGACCCGAAGGCCACTCCTGAGAGCCCGCGTTGGTACGCTCGGGACATGCGCTTTCGGGAGCGTTTCCGCGGAGTCGTTACCTTGGCTCAACTCAAGGCGACGCCAGGGCTAGAAGACATGGCCGTCACCAAGAAAGGCCAGATGCTCAGCATCACGCCGGTCACCGATGCCGAGTGGGA